A single genomic interval of Adhaeribacter pallidiroseus harbors:
- a CDS encoding GlxA family transcriptional regulator, translating into MKHISILVPKGAVLGSIEGPRQVLTEVNKLLKSMGKPALFQVQLVGLTKEVPAAGGIYKVFTDVIAPEIAKTDLIIIPALDGDMVKTIESNQDFIPWIVQQHQAGAEVGSLCVGAFLLAATGLVTGKKCATHWMAAKDFRKMFPEVNLVEDKIITDEQGIYSSGGAFSYLNLILYLIEKYVGRDIAVFMSKAFQIDIERRSQSPFVIFAGQKDHEDEAIKKAQEIIEKSVTEKINVDQLADTLALSRRNLERRFKKATANTVVEYIQRVKIEAAKMSLETSRENVNEVMYQVGYSDPKAFRDTFKKITGLSPVQYRSKYNRELVAA; encoded by the coding sequence ATGAAACATATATCTATCCTGGTTCCGAAAGGAGCAGTTCTGGGCAGTATCGAAGGTCCGCGGCAAGTATTAACCGAAGTTAATAAACTTTTAAAAAGCATGGGCAAACCGGCTTTATTTCAAGTACAGTTGGTAGGTCTGACGAAAGAAGTACCGGCCGCCGGGGGGATTTACAAGGTGTTTACGGATGTAATAGCGCCCGAAATAGCCAAAACCGATTTAATTATCATTCCGGCCCTGGATGGCGATATGGTGAAAACGATTGAAAGCAACCAAGACTTTATTCCCTGGATTGTGCAGCAACACCAAGCAGGAGCCGAAGTGGGTAGTTTATGCGTGGGGGCATTTTTGTTAGCGGCTACGGGCCTGGTAACCGGCAAAAAATGCGCAACCCACTGGATGGCGGCTAAAGATTTCCGGAAGATGTTCCCGGAAGTAAACCTGGTAGAAGATAAAATTATCACCGATGAACAAGGGATTTATTCCAGCGGGGGCGCATTTTCCTATCTTAATTTAATTTTGTACCTCATCGAAAAATACGTGGGCCGCGACATTGCTGTCTTTATGTCCAAGGCTTTCCAGATAGATATTGAGCGCCGGAGCCAGTCGCCGTTTGTAATATTTGCCGGCCAAAAAGACCACGAAGACGAGGCTATTAAAAAAGCGCAGGAAATCATTGAAAAAAGCGTCACCGAGAAAATAAACGTAGATCAACTGGCCGACACTTTAGCGCTGAGTCGCCGTAACCTGGAACGCCGGTTTAAAAAAGCCACCGCCAATACGGTAGTCGAATACATTCAACGGGTGAAAATAGAAGCCGCCAAAATGAGCCTGGAAACTTCCCGCGAAAACGTAAACGAAGTCATGTACCAAGTAGGCTACTCCGACCCGAAAGCTTTCCGGGACACCTTTAAAAAAATCACCGGCCTTTCGCCCGTGCAATACCGCAGTAAATACAACCGGGAATTAGTGGCCGCTTAA
- a CDS encoding SRPBCC family protein encodes METQIIKKSIEINAPAAKIWDVLLLDQYNRIWFAEFSPGTFADTDWQEGSKVVFKDDSGSGIIGTIVANQFGKLLSVEYTGILKADAEDYASKEAQQVKGGREIYRVAENNGATQLEIEADMGAEMYEMMAGAWDQALLKIKDLAEA; translated from the coding sequence ATGGAAACTCAAATTATTAAAAAATCAATCGAGATTAACGCTCCCGCCGCTAAAATCTGGGATGTATTGCTCCTGGACCAGTATAACCGCATCTGGTTCGCCGAGTTCAGTCCGGGTACATTTGCTGATACCGATTGGCAAGAAGGTAGCAAAGTAGTTTTTAAAGACGACAGTGGTAGTGGTATTATTGGTACCATCGTTGCCAACCAATTTGGCAAATTACTATCTGTTGAATACACCGGGATTTTAAAAGCCGATGCCGAAGATTACGCAAGTAAAGAAGCCCAGCAAGTAAAAGGCGGTCGCGAAATTTACCGGGTCGCGGAGAATAATGGCGCTACGCAACTAGAAATTGAAGCCGACATGGGCGCAGAAATGTACGAGATGATGGCCGGCGCCTGGGACCAAGCTTTGCTAAAAATTAAAGATTTGGCCGAGGCGTAA
- a CDS encoding DoxX family protein, whose translation MKPKSIKITYWIITGLFALFMLFAGITEAMQHESGRQIMQHLGYPAHVLLVLGAGKILAALALIQNKFKIIKEWAYAGLTFNFIGACVARAYGQDSLGLILSPLLFMAAMFASYYLWKKITHPPVKQLRLVPSPEPMAQIA comes from the coding sequence ATGAAACCGAAATCAATTAAAATTACTTACTGGATTATTACAGGTCTTTTTGCTCTTTTTATGCTTTTCGCTGGCATCACCGAAGCCATGCAGCACGAATCGGGCCGGCAGATTATGCAACACCTGGGCTACCCGGCGCACGTGTTACTGGTGCTGGGCGCAGGCAAGATTTTAGCCGCTTTGGCGCTCATCCAAAATAAATTTAAAATTATAAAAGAATGGGCCTACGCGGGTCTTACCTTTAACTTTATCGGGGCTTGTGTGGCCCGGGCTTACGGTCAGGATAGTCTTGGCTTAATTCTTTCGCCACTTCTTTTTATGGCGGCAATGTTTGCTTCTTATTATTTATGGAAGAAAATAACGCATCCTCCCGTTAAACAACTCCGCCTGGTGCCTTCCCCGGAGCCGATGGCTCAAATAGCTTAA
- a CDS encoding SRPBCC family protein produces MLVNILMGAGALITLLLIVALFVKKHYAIEREITINKSKAEVFGFIKHLKNQDKYSKWVQTDPDMEKDYRGIDGTVGFVYAWNGNKKAGQGEQEIKAINEGEKLEVEVRFIRPFAGVAQTPFFTEAIAPNQTKVKWGMRGANPYPLNLMNLFMTGMLGKDLEISLTNLKTILEKSPVSKN; encoded by the coding sequence ATGCTGGTAAACATCTTAATGGGCGCAGGTGCTCTTATTACCTTGTTGTTAATCGTAGCCTTGTTTGTGAAAAAACATTATGCCATCGAACGCGAAATAACGATTAACAAGTCTAAAGCAGAAGTTTTCGGCTTTATCAAACATCTTAAAAACCAGGATAAATACAGCAAATGGGTACAAACAGACCCGGACATGGAAAAAGATTATCGCGGCATTGATGGCACCGTTGGCTTTGTATACGCCTGGAACGGGAATAAGAAAGCCGGCCAGGGCGAACAAGAAATTAAAGCTATTAACGAAGGCGAAAAGTTAGAAGTAGAAGTTAGGTTTATCCGGCCATTTGCCGGAGTAGCACAAACCCCTTTTTTCACCGAAGCAATTGCGCCTAATCAAACCAAAGTGAAATGGGGCATGCGCGGTGCGAATCCGTATCCTCTTAATTTAATGAATTTGTTTATGACTGGCATGCTCGGCAAAGATTTAGAAATAAGTTTAACTAACCTGAAAACCATTCTGGAAAAATCTCCTGTTTCTAAAAATTAA
- a CDS encoding VOC family protein yields the protein MVQVNPYLNFNGTTEAAFTFYQSIFGGAFVNVTRFKDTPAGDKLSATDREKIMHMALPIGQGTILMATDALEAMGHHVNPGNNFHLTVSPGSEAEADQLFRALSENGQVNLPLRKEFWGAYFGMLTDQFGIQWMVSYDPNLSA from the coding sequence ATGGTACAAGTAAATCCTTATTTAAATTTTAACGGTACTACCGAAGCCGCTTTCACTTTTTACCAATCCATTTTCGGGGGCGCATTTGTAAACGTTACGCGCTTTAAAGACACGCCGGCCGGTGATAAACTTTCTGCCACCGACCGGGAAAAAATAATGCACATGGCTTTACCCATTGGCCAAGGCACGATCTTAATGGCCACCGACGCCCTCGAGGCCATGGGCCACCATGTAAATCCAGGCAATAATTTTCATTTAACGGTAAGTCCAGGTAGCGAAGCAGAGGCAGATCAGTTGTTTCGGGCCCTTTCGGAAAATGGCCAGGTAAATCTGCCGTTACGAAAAGAATTTTGGGGAGCTTATTTTGGCATGCTTACCGACCAGTTTGGCATACAATGGATGGTTAGCTACGACCCGAATTTATCCGCCTGA
- a CDS encoding ArsR/SmtB family transcription factor, with translation MRRDVFRAIADPTRREIIHLVAEQPLNMEAIAGNFKKSRSAIYKHIKILTECGLLVIRTKGRERYCEVKLEKLGDLVVWVEPYRHSWQSRLISLERLITQSKAAYLPESGAP, from the coding sequence ATGAGACGAGATGTATTTCGGGCCATTGCCGACCCAACCCGAAGAGAAATCATTCATTTGGTAGCTGAGCAACCCCTAAACATGGAAGCAATTGCCGGGAATTTTAAAAAAAGCCGGTCGGCCATTTACAAACACATTAAAATACTAACCGAATGCGGCCTGCTAGTTATTCGCACAAAAGGCCGCGAAAGGTATTGCGAGGTCAAACTGGAAAAGTTAGGCGACCTGGTGGTTTGGGTAGAACCATATCGCCACAGCTGGCAAAGCCGCCTGATTTCTTTAGAAAGGTTAATCACCCAATCCAAGGCTGCTTATTTGCCCGAAAGCGGGGCTCCCTAG
- a CDS encoding VOC family protein produces the protein MATQIFVNLPVKDLDRSVAFFTQLGYTFNPQFTDENATCMIVSDNIYVMLLVEEFFKSFTKKDIPDTAANAQVIIALSSESREQVDAWVNKAVAAGATTPNEKQDQGFMYGWGFQDLDGHLWETMYMDPHALHQG, from the coding sequence ATGGCCACTCAGATTTTCGTGAATTTACCCGTGAAAGATTTAGATAGATCCGTCGCGTTTTTTACGCAACTTGGTTACACTTTTAACCCGCAGTTTACCGACGAGAACGCTACCTGCATGATTGTGAGCGACAATATTTATGTAATGCTGCTGGTAGAAGAGTTTTTTAAATCTTTTACCAAAAAAGATATTCCGGATACAGCTGCCAACGCGCAAGTAATTATTGCTTTATCTTCCGAAAGCCGGGAGCAAGTAGATGCGTGGGTAAACAAAGCCGTAGCGGCGGGCGCCACCACTCCCAACGAAAAACAAGACCAAGGTTTTATGTACGGCTGGGGATTTCAGGATTTAGATGGCCACCTCTGGGAAACCATGTACATGGACCCGCACGCGCTGCACCAAGGATAA
- a CDS encoding DoxX family protein, producing the protein MKKTKIIYWIFTGLITAMLGIGSVYDAISAPEAMEYVMRLGYPGYLVPFLGVAKLLGLIAILVPGYPRVKEWAYAGLMFDLIGAMYSHISRGDAPQNWAPILLPILLVAGSYIYYHKLQKTTETNNLSRVSLSGN; encoded by the coding sequence ATGAAAAAGACAAAAATTATTTACTGGATTTTTACCGGGTTAATCACTGCTATGTTGGGCATAGGCTCGGTTTATGATGCCATTTCGGCACCCGAGGCCATGGAGTACGTAATGCGTTTAGGGTATCCGGGCTATTTGGTTCCTTTTTTAGGAGTGGCCAAGTTGTTGGGCTTAATCGCTATTTTAGTACCAGGCTATCCACGGGTAAAAGAATGGGCCTACGCCGGTTTAATGTTTGATTTAATTGGCGCCATGTATTCGCATATATCCCGGGGCGATGCTCCCCAAAACTGGGCCCCTATTTTATTACCCATCTTGCTGGTAGCGGGCTCGTACATCTATTACCACAAACTGCAAAAAACCACCGAAACCAACAACCTGTCCCGGGTTAGCTTATCGGGCAATTAA
- a CDS encoding VOC family protein produces MFKNSHAFSGFSVDDLEKAKQFYSQVLEQEVTEDNTMGLLQLHLAGHTQVLIYPKPNHEPATFTILNFPVDNIDEAVQELKKRGVVFETYQEEYLQTDENNISRSSLVDVAWFKDPAGNILSVLQTKEA; encoded by the coding sequence ATGTTCAAAAATAGCCATGCATTTAGTGGTTTTTCGGTCGATGATCTGGAAAAAGCCAAACAATTTTACAGCCAGGTGCTGGAACAGGAAGTTACAGAAGATAACACCATGGGCTTGCTGCAATTGCACTTGGCCGGCCATACCCAGGTGTTAATTTACCCCAAGCCTAACCACGAACCGGCTACTTTTACCATTCTTAACTTTCCGGTTGATAACATTGACGAAGCCGTGCAGGAATTAAAAAAACGGGGTGTTGTTTTTGAAACCTACCAGGAAGAATACTTACAAACGGACGAAAATAATATTTCCAGGAGCAGCCTGGTAGATGTGGCCTGGTTTAAAGATCCGGCCGGTAATATCTTGTCGGTTTTGCAGACAAAAGAAGCTTGA
- a CDS encoding dihydrofolate reductase family protein: MRKIISFMHVSLDGFVAGLNGEMDWIKVDEEIFDYVGKRISEGDTALYGRMTYQMMENYWPTAGTEPNASKHDLEHSRWYNQVHKVVLSQTMKDAGSTNTTIISDNLADNIIKIKQQGDKDILLFGSPTATHSLIQLNLIDGYWLFVNPIVLGRGIPLFTGIKEQIKLKLLTTRPFTGGVTELNYTVDRP, from the coding sequence ATGCGAAAAATAATTTCCTTCATGCACGTATCGCTCGACGGTTTTGTAGCCGGACTGAACGGAGAAATGGACTGGATTAAAGTAGATGAAGAAATATTTGATTATGTCGGTAAGCGGATAAGCGAAGGCGACACGGCCTTGTATGGACGGATGACTTATCAAATGATGGAGAATTACTGGCCTACTGCAGGAACCGAGCCGAACGCGTCCAAGCACGATCTGGAACATTCCAGGTGGTATAACCAGGTTCACAAAGTGGTCTTATCCCAAACCATGAAAGACGCAGGTTCAACCAACACTACCATTATTAGCGATAATCTTGCGGATAACATAATTAAGATAAAACAACAGGGCGATAAAGACATCTTGCTTTTCGGTAGCCCCACCGCCACCCATTCCTTAATTCAACTAAACTTAATTGACGGCTACTGGCTGTTTGTTAATCCAATTGTTCTTGGGCGAGGCATTCCATTGTTCACCGGTATCAAAGAACAGATAAAACTAAAATTATTGACTACTCGACCATTTACTGGCGGGGTAACGGAACTAAATTACACCGTAGACAGGCCATAA
- a CDS encoding VOC family protein, producing MALINPHINFNGNAEEAFTFYKSVFGGEFATIMRFQDIASPEQPIAEHEANKIMHIALPIGKNVLMANDVPESMGRVNENENRSKISVSAESREEADKLFNGLSAGGNTEVPIGDSPWGSYFGMFRDKFGIEWMVDFDPKYKGKI from the coding sequence ATGGCACTTATCAACCCTCACATTAACTTCAACGGAAATGCCGAAGAAGCATTCACTTTTTACAAATCAGTATTTGGCGGAGAGTTCGCCACTATTATGCGTTTCCAGGACATAGCCAGCCCGGAACAGCCCATAGCAGAACATGAAGCCAACAAGATCATGCACATTGCTTTGCCCATTGGTAAAAATGTTTTAATGGCCAATGATGTGCCGGAAAGTATGGGCCGGGTAAATGAAAACGAAAACAGATCCAAGATATCCGTTAGCGCCGAAAGTCGGGAAGAAGCCGACAAGTTATTTAACGGCCTTTCCGCCGGCGGAAACACGGAAGTACCTATTGGCGACAGTCCCTGGGGCTCTTATTTTGGAATGTTTCGAGATAAATTCGGCATTGAATGGATGGTAGATTTTGACCCAAAATACAAGGGAAAAATATAG
- a CDS encoding DUF6717 family protein: MIGWMPLLMGAALLVGWARTAFEPIQFAFYKEPHGTWYIDLPDYPGPKGNLAMVAGADDMLDFLAKGKNRVVVAMSEQPFTGALALNRVKVGEPGGGAYYKPENHAIQSVWLCDVTLFALGKFPEHIYFRAVE; this comes from the coding sequence ATGATCGGATGGATGCCATTATTGATGGGCGCTGCACTGCTGGTTGGTTGGGCCAGAACTGCATTTGAGCCCATACAATTTGCCTTTTACAAAGAACCGCACGGTACCTGGTACATCGACTTACCCGATTATCCGGGGCCAAAAGGCAACCTGGCCATGGTGGCCGGTGCCGACGATATGTTGGATTTTCTGGCAAAAGGCAAAAACCGGGTGGTAGTGGCAATGAGCGAACAACCATTTACCGGTGCCTTAGCTTTAAACCGGGTGAAAGTAGGGGAGCCCGGGGGCGGCGCTTATTACAAACCGGAAAATCATGCGATTCAATCGGTTTGGCTCTGCGATGTTACCTTATTTGCCCTTGGTAAATTTCCGGAGCATATTTACTTCCGGGCAGTAGAATAA
- a CDS encoding MGH1-like glycoside hydrolase domain-containing protein, whose protein sequence is MDTNEYERLEQSPNNRNWKSWGPYLAERQWGTVREDYSPNGDAWNFVTHDLARSNAYRWGEEGIAGFCDYQQILCLAPAFWNGQDPILKERLFGLTNGQGNHGEDVKELYFHLDSSPTHSYCKYLYKYPQTTFPYADLVEKNKRDRWQPEFELLDTDIFKDGRYFDIVIEYAKADTHDILMQVTVHNRGGEAAPIHVLPHLWFRNYWKHSPEYPRPLITALSPDCLKATSSRNGAFFLYHDQAGEQLFCENETNNERIYKSANLTPFVKDGINDYIINQKETVNPEKQGTKAAVWLQAVVPGKSSVIFKVRLVRNRIIEPWANFNRVFERRRAETDTFYREFILPEKMEPAQQDLIRKAFGGLLWTKQFYYFDVHRWLYGELKEKAPYRLDKRNVGWVHLTNRNIISMPDKWEYPWYAAWDLAFHATTFAHIDPNFAKQQLLLMLREYYMHPNGQIPSYEWNFSDVNPPVHAWGVWQVYDIDQKKTGVSDLDFLERAFQKLLMNFTWWVNRKDVNGNDIFEGGFLGLDNIGVFDRNSLPPGIKSLQQADATSWMAMFSLNMLRISLELAKRNPAYEESAAKFFRHFLNIGWAMDNIGERNISLWDDEDNFYYDAVQLDNGKSQRLRIRSLVGVIPLLAVEVINSKIFNQMTEFKRRAVGIIRTRPDLAQLISHIEAQNGNGYHLFSIMRGFRLENVLKRLLDEAEFLSNYGIRSLSKYHEQNPYLFTYQGRQHSIQYEPGESSSSMFGGNSNWRGPIWFPLNYLIIQSLRKYYKYYGKEYIYEFPTGSGNKLNLKQIARELTRRLLHLFEKDETGKVHYHSHHEPYQADPHFKDQHLFYEFFNGDTGQGLGASHQTGWTALIANLLLEMAEEED, encoded by the coding sequence ATGGATACCAACGAATACGAACGGTTAGAACAATCGCCTAATAACAGAAACTGGAAAAGCTGGGGACCCTACTTGGCCGAACGTCAATGGGGAACCGTCCGCGAGGATTATAGCCCCAACGGGGATGCCTGGAATTTTGTGACCCACGATTTAGCCCGCAGCAATGCCTACCGTTGGGGCGAAGAAGGCATTGCGGGTTTTTGCGATTACCAGCAGATTTTGTGCTTGGCGCCGGCTTTCTGGAACGGACAAGATCCTATTTTAAAAGAACGATTATTTGGCCTTACCAATGGCCAGGGCAACCACGGCGAAGACGTAAAAGAGCTGTACTTTCATCTGGATTCGTCGCCTACCCATTCGTATTGCAAGTATTTGTACAAATACCCACAAACTACTTTCCCTTATGCGGATTTAGTAGAAAAAAACAAGCGCGACCGTTGGCAACCCGAATTTGAACTGCTGGATACCGATATATTTAAAGATGGCCGCTACTTTGATATTGTAATTGAATACGCCAAAGCTGACACGCACGATATTTTAATGCAGGTAACCGTGCATAATCGCGGCGGGGAAGCGGCTCCTATTCACGTATTGCCCCATTTGTGGTTTAGAAATTACTGGAAACACAGCCCCGAATACCCCCGGCCGCTAATAACAGCTTTAAGCCCGGATTGTTTAAAAGCTACTTCCTCCCGTAATGGCGCGTTTTTCTTGTACCACGATCAGGCCGGAGAACAGTTATTTTGCGAAAACGAAACCAACAACGAACGCATTTACAAGTCGGCTAACTTAACTCCGTTTGTGAAGGATGGTATCAACGATTACATCATCAACCAAAAAGAAACTGTTAACCCGGAAAAACAAGGCACCAAAGCAGCTGTTTGGCTGCAAGCCGTTGTGCCCGGAAAATCTTCGGTAATTTTTAAAGTGCGTTTGGTGCGTAACCGGATTATTGAACCCTGGGCTAACTTTAACCGCGTATTTGAACGCCGCCGGGCCGAAACCGATACTTTTTACCGGGAATTTATTCTGCCGGAAAAAATGGAACCCGCCCAACAGGATTTAATTCGGAAAGCCTTTGGCGGACTACTCTGGACGAAGCAATTTTATTATTTTGATGTACACCGTTGGCTCTACGGGGAATTAAAGGAAAAAGCACCTTATCGCCTGGATAAACGAAACGTAGGCTGGGTGCACCTCACCAATCGTAACATTATTTCCATGCCTGATAAATGGGAATACCCGTGGTATGCCGCCTGGGATTTAGCATTTCATGCCACCACCTTCGCCCACATCGATCCAAATTTTGCCAAGCAGCAATTATTACTCATGCTCCGGGAATATTACATGCACCCCAACGGGCAAATCCCTTCTTACGAATGGAATTTCAGCGATGTCAATCCGCCGGTACATGCCTGGGGGGTGTGGCAGGTGTACGATATTGACCAGAAAAAAACCGGGGTTTCGGACTTGGATTTTCTGGAGCGGGCTTTTCAAAAATTGCTCATGAACTTTACCTGGTGGGTCAACCGGAAAGACGTCAACGGCAACGATATTTTTGAAGGTGGCTTCCTGGGTTTAGATAATATTGGGGTATTCGACCGCAACAGTTTGCCACCGGGTATTAAAAGTTTGCAGCAAGCCGATGCCACTAGTTGGATGGCCATGTTCTCGTTAAACATGCTCCGGATTTCGTTGGAGTTAGCCAAACGAAACCCGGCTTACGAAGAGTCAGCGGCCAAGTTTTTCCGGCATTTTTTAAATATTGGCTGGGCCATGGATAATATTGGCGAACGAAATATCTCGCTCTGGGACGATGAAGATAATTTTTATTACGATGCTGTACAATTAGATAATGGCAAGAGCCAGCGTTTAAGAATTCGTTCTTTGGTAGGCGTTATTCCGTTGTTGGCCGTGGAGGTAATTAATAGCAAAATCTTTAACCAGATGACCGAGTTTAAGCGGCGCGCTGTAGGCATTATCCGGACCCGCCCCGATTTAGCGCAACTCATTTCGCACATCGAAGCGCAAAATGGTAATGGTTATCATTTATTTTCGATCATGCGGGGTTTCCGGTTAGAGAACGTACTGAAGCGCTTACTCGATGAAGCCGAGTTTTTATCGAACTACGGCATCCGGTCTTTATCGAAATACCACGAGCAAAATCCTTACTTGTTTACCTACCAGGGCCGTCAGCATTCGATTCAATACGAGCCCGGCGAAAGCTCCAGTTCGATGTTCGGGGGTAATTCTAACTGGCGGGGCCCTATTTGGTTTCCGTTAAATTATTTAATTATTCAATCTCTCCGGAAATATTATAAATACTACGGTAAAGAATACATTTACGAGTTCCCGACTGGCTCCGGCAACAAATTAAATTTAAAACAAATTGCCCGCGAATTAACCCGGCGCTTGCTGCACCTTTTCGAGAAAGACGAAACGGGTAAAGTGCATTACCATTCTCACCATGAGCCCTACCAAGCGGACCCGCATTTTAAAGATCAACATTTATTTTACGAATTTTTTAACGGCGATACCGGCCAGGGCTTAGGTGCCTCGCACCAAACCGGCTGGACGGCTTTAATCGCCAATTTATTACTGGAAATGGCCGAAGAAGAAGATTAG